In a genomic window of Candidatus Polarisedimenticolaceae bacterium:
- a CDS encoding radical SAM protein has protein sequence MRYEGPLFRPPSEADSFILQATVGCSWNHCTYCAMYRHKPFRVRGLDEILADVSEAAAAAGERVRKVFVADGDALAMDLGTWTAILEACRAAFPRLRRVSAYATAMNLLEKSPEELARLRTLGLSLLYIGPESGDEETLRRIAKGAGFDQHALAASRARAAGVDLSAIFLLGAGGVERSAEHALGSARLATAMSPKFLSVLTLTVVPDTPLAALESRGRFVLPDVPGLLREMRTFVAEAAPEDAIFRTNHASNYLPLDGRLPRDRERLLAVLDAALDGSIPLRPEWARGL, from the coding sequence ATGCGATACGAAGGACCCCTGTTCCGCCCCCCGAGCGAAGCGGACAGCTTCATCCTCCAGGCCACCGTGGGGTGCTCCTGGAACCACTGCACCTACTGCGCGATGTACCGGCACAAGCCCTTCCGGGTCCGGGGGCTCGACGAGATCCTGGCCGACGTCTCCGAAGCGGCGGCCGCCGCGGGGGAGCGGGTCCGGAAGGTATTCGTGGCCGACGGCGACGCCCTCGCCATGGACCTCGGGACGTGGACGGCGATCCTCGAGGCGTGCCGGGCGGCCTTCCCTCGCCTGCGCCGGGTGAGCGCCTACGCGACCGCGATGAACCTCCTCGAGAAGTCGCCCGAAGAGCTGGCGAGGCTCAGGACGCTCGGGCTCTCGCTCCTGTACATCGGCCCCGAGTCGGGGGACGAGGAGACGCTCCGGCGGATCGCCAAGGGGGCGGGGTTCGACCAGCACGCCCTGGCGGCGAGCCGGGCCCGGGCCGCCGGCGTCGATCTCTCCGCGATCTTCCTGCTCGGCGCGGGGGGTGTGGAGCGAAGCGCGGAGCACGCCCTCGGCTCCGCCCGCCTGGCGACCGCGATGTCCCCGAAGTTCCTTTCGGTGCTCACGCTGACGGTGGTGCCGGACACCCCGCTGGCCGCCCTCGAGTCCCGCGGGCGTTTCGTCCTTCCGGACGTTCCCGGGTTGCTGCGCGAGATGCGGACGTTCGTCGCGGAGGCTGCGCCCGAAGACGCGATCTTCCGCACGAACCATGCGTCGAACTACCTGCCGCTCGACGGACGCCTGCCCCGCGACCGCGAGCGGCTGCTCGCGGTCCTCGACGCGGCCCTCGACGGCTCGATCCCGCTCCGGCCGGAGTGGGCGCGGGGGTTGTGA
- a CDS encoding MBL fold metallo-hydrolase, with the protein MGSTNLKLRFWGVRGTVPTPSADRLGYGGNTPCAAVALAEDEYLILDCGSGVRLLGSEVEKRRARQATRFHIFLSHYHLDHVEGMALFPPLYDSANTITFHSFAPEGRTIRDVLESLVCPPYFPVPLSGAPATVKFEEVGRESVRVGDVVVDSLPLRHPDGCVAYRLEHAGRRIVYATDHEHGDPATDRALENFAKDAEYLIYDATYMQAEYEALRKGWGHSTWYAAVQIARAARVKHLVLFHHHPEHTDTQLAEVERVAREEFPTTFAAREGMELEF; encoded by the coding sequence ATGGGTTCCACCAACCTCAAGCTCCGATTCTGGGGAGTGCGCGGGACGGTCCCGACCCCCTCGGCCGACCGTCTCGGCTACGGGGGCAATACTCCCTGCGCCGCGGTCGCGCTGGCCGAGGACGAATACCTGATCCTCGACTGCGGGTCGGGGGTGCGCCTGCTCGGGAGCGAGGTGGAGAAGCGGCGGGCCCGGCAGGCGACGCGTTTCCACATCTTCCTTTCGCACTACCACCTCGACCACGTCGAGGGGATGGCGCTGTTCCCCCCGCTGTACGATTCCGCGAACACGATCACCTTTCACAGCTTCGCCCCCGAGGGACGGACGATCCGCGACGTCCTCGAGTCGCTCGTGTGCCCGCCGTATTTCCCCGTGCCGCTGTCGGGCGCCCCGGCCACCGTGAAATTCGAGGAGGTCGGCCGTGAGTCGGTGCGCGTCGGCGACGTGGTCGTGGACTCGCTCCCGCTGCGGCACCCCGACGGCTGCGTGGCCTACCGCCTCGAGCACGCGGGCCGCCGGATCGTCTACGCGACCGACCACGAACACGGCGACCCCGCGACCGACCGGGCGCTGGAGAACTTCGCGAAGGACGCCGAGTACCTGATCTACGACGCGACGTACATGCAGGCGGAGTACGAGGCGCTGCGCAAGGGCTGGGGCCACAGCACCTGGTACGCGGCGGTCCAGATCGCCCGCGCCGCGAGGGTCAAGCACCTCGTGCTCTTCCACCACCACCCCGAGCACACCGACACGCAGCTGGCGGAGGTGGAACGGGTCGCGCGCGAGGAGTTCCCGACGACGTTCGCGGCGCGCGAGGGGATGGAGCTGGAGTTCTAG
- a CDS encoding patatin-like phospholipase family protein, with amino-acid sequence MEDRSALEQRRQAELRNALASLLGTDDPSAIDELRGHLERVELRRGETLYRQGDVAHDLHIVASGTLRVMSTDARGRSTAIAEIRRGQTVGEMAILEGTTRTATVFAVRDCVLLRLDRSKLERVVESHPRLVLNISRLMSSRLRRTTLGRGISERYRTIAVVPHGGIEGIGTARRLADELGLYGRAALVDSEPVDDRVEDLEAAHDSLVLLADGEPTPWTRTCLSHADAVVLVAEFGADASVGPVERWLGDQDAFERLPRRELVLLHPPGSRGPSGTARWLEGRRVDRHHHVRADRAGDLARVARYAAGRAVGLVLAGGGAPGFAHVGVIRALRERGIPIDAVGGTSIGAIVAAGVALDFDDEQLYRACRESFTGSDPLGDYNLIPVVSVSRGGRIERRLREHLGEGSIEDCWIPFFCISANLSSNEQHVHQSGPLWRAVRTSCSLPGIVPPMVHDGQLHIDGSCVNNLPVDVFQRAGMGRVIASDLDLRVDRRLGYDKVPSPWRVLAGRLVPGVSRVPVPGPLNVVMKSTMLGGAERAARVREEVDLCFVSPVQRIGLLRWSAFDDAVAAGYRHAAERLGPDSVALLRGVR; translated from the coding sequence ATGGAGGATCGGTCCGCGCTCGAGCAGCGGCGCCAAGCGGAACTCCGCAACGCGCTGGCGTCCCTGCTGGGCACCGACGATCCTTCGGCCATCGACGAGCTCCGCGGCCACCTGGAACGCGTGGAGTTGCGCCGCGGGGAGACGCTCTACCGGCAGGGGGACGTCGCCCACGACCTGCACATCGTCGCGAGCGGCACCCTGCGGGTGATGTCCACCGACGCCCGCGGGCGCTCGACCGCGATCGCGGAGATCCGCCGAGGCCAGACCGTCGGCGAGATGGCGATCCTCGAAGGAACGACCCGGACCGCCACGGTCTTCGCCGTACGCGACTGCGTCCTGCTCCGGCTCGACCGCTCGAAGCTCGAGCGGGTCGTGGAGAGCCACCCGAGGCTCGTCCTGAACATCTCTCGACTGATGAGCTCGCGCCTGCGGCGCACGACGCTCGGGCGCGGGATCTCGGAGCGTTATCGCACGATCGCGGTGGTCCCTCACGGCGGGATCGAGGGGATCGGGACGGCGCGTCGTCTCGCCGACGAGCTGGGGCTCTACGGCAGGGCCGCGCTCGTCGACTCCGAGCCCGTCGACGACCGGGTCGAGGACCTCGAGGCCGCCCACGACTCGCTCGTCCTGCTCGCCGACGGCGAACCGACTCCCTGGACGCGGACGTGCCTCTCCCACGCCGATGCCGTCGTGCTCGTCGCCGAGTTCGGCGCGGACGCGTCGGTCGGACCGGTCGAGCGGTGGCTGGGCGACCAGGATGCCTTCGAGCGGCTGCCTCGTCGGGAGCTCGTCCTGCTCCACCCGCCCGGCAGCCGCGGGCCCTCGGGAACCGCGCGATGGCTCGAGGGACGCCGCGTCGACCGGCACCACCACGTGCGCGCCGACCGCGCGGGGGATCTCGCCCGCGTGGCACGGTACGCCGCGGGACGCGCGGTAGGGCTCGTGCTCGCCGGAGGGGGAGCGCCGGGATTCGCCCACGTCGGCGTGATCCGCGCGCTGCGCGAACGCGGCATCCCGATCGACGCGGTGGGCGGCACGAGCATCGGCGCGATCGTCGCCGCGGGCGTGGCTCTGGACTTCGACGACGAGCAGCTGTACCGGGCTTGCCGCGAGTCGTTCACCGGCTCCGACCCGTTGGGCGACTACAACCTGATCCCGGTCGTGTCCGTGTCGCGAGGGGGGCGCATCGAGCGGCGTCTGCGCGAGCATCTGGGCGAGGGTTCGATCGAGGACTGCTGGATCCCGTTCTTCTGCATTTCGGCGAACCTCTCGAGCAACGAGCAACACGTCCACCAGTCGGGGCCGCTGTGGCGCGCGGTGCGCACGAGCTGCTCGCTCCCCGGGATCGTGCCCCCGATGGTGCACGACGGACAACTGCACATCGACGGCAGCTGCGTGAACAACCTGCCGGTGGACGTCTTCCAGCGCGCGGGGATGGGACGGGTGATCGCCTCCGATCTCGACCTGCGCGTCGATCGTCGCCTCGGCTACGACAAGGTCCCGTCCCCCTGGCGCGTGCTCGCGGGCCGGCTCGTGCCGGGCGTCTCGCGCGTTCCGGTGCCGGGACCGCTCAACGTGGTGATGAAGTCCACGATGCTCGGCGGCGCCGAGCGCGCGGCCCGGGTCCGCGAGGAGGTGGACCTCTGCTTCGTGAGCCCGGTCCAGCGCATCGGCCTGCTGCGCTGGTCGGCGTTCGACGACGCCGTCGCCGCGGGTTACCGGCACGCCGCCGAGCGCCTCGGGCCGGACTCCGTCGCCCTCCTGCGGGGGGTCCGATGA
- a CDS encoding GAF domain-containing SpoIIE family protein phosphatase: MSREGEVLERVLAVNRSLARSLDLTTLLSQVVDTALELLDAERGSVFLHEPASGTLVSRVATGTGELRIPADRGIVGECVATREIVLVADAYADPRFNRQVDLATGYRTRSMLTMPLIGHDDTLVGVLQVLNKRGGSFGDADLPIATALAATCAIAIQRMRLLEEIVEKRRMERELEVARDIQTRVFPKSMPEIPGYDVAGWSRPADQTGGDIFDVIAAPGSVLLLLGDATGHGVGPAISVTQVRAMLRIAARLGAGLDHTFRNINDQLSDDLSDNRFVTAFLGVLDPASHRVVYHAGGQGPLLHWRAAERTIDWLTSSTLPLGMLPFRKTPESRWIDMAPGDVLALVSDGIFECENAAGEAFGNERAGAIVSAGTGAAETVARMVAEADAFRGSAPQQDDMTVLVLRRRAAGRD, translated from the coding sequence ATGAGCCGCGAAGGAGAGGTCCTCGAGCGCGTCCTGGCCGTCAACCGCTCCCTCGCGCGTTCGCTCGACCTGACGACCCTGCTGTCGCAGGTGGTCGACACCGCGCTCGAGCTGCTCGACGCGGAACGGGGGAGCGTGTTCCTCCACGAGCCCGCTTCGGGGACCCTCGTCTCGCGCGTGGCCACGGGAACGGGGGAACTTCGGATCCCCGCCGACAGGGGGATCGTCGGGGAATGCGTCGCGACGCGCGAGATCGTCCTCGTCGCCGACGCGTACGCCGACCCGCGTTTCAATCGCCAGGTCGACCTCGCGACGGGGTATCGCACCCGCTCGATGCTCACGATGCCGCTGATCGGGCACGACGACACGCTCGTCGGCGTGCTGCAGGTCCTCAACAAGCGCGGCGGTTCATTCGGCGACGCCGACCTGCCGATCGCCACGGCCCTCGCGGCGACCTGCGCGATCGCCATCCAGCGCATGAGGCTCCTCGAGGAGATCGTCGAGAAGCGGCGGATGGAACGGGAGCTCGAGGTCGCGCGGGACATCCAGACGCGGGTCTTCCCGAAATCGATGCCGGAGATCCCCGGCTACGACGTGGCGGGATGGAGCCGCCCCGCCGACCAGACCGGCGGCGACATCTTCGACGTGATCGCGGCCCCGGGTTCCGTCCTGCTCCTGCTCGGCGACGCGACCGGTCACGGGGTGGGACCGGCGATCTCCGTCACCCAGGTGCGGGCGATGCTCCGGATCGCCGCGCGGCTGGGGGCCGGTCTCGACCACACCTTCCGCAACATCAACGACCAGCTCTCGGACGACCTGTCCGACAACCGGTTCGTCACGGCCTTCCTCGGCGTGCTCGACCCGGCGTCGCACCGTGTCGTGTATCACGCGGGCGGCCAGGGCCCGCTCCTGCACTGGCGCGCCGCCGAACGGACGATCGACTGGCTCACCTCCTCGACGCTCCCGCTCGGGATGCTTCCCTTCCGGAAGACTCCGGAATCGCGCTGGATCGACATGGCGCCGGGGGACGTCCTCGCGCTGGTCTCGGACGGCATCTTCGAATGCGAGAACGCCGCGGGAGAGGCGTTCGGGAACGAGCGGGCGGGTGCGATCGTCTCGGCGGGAACCGGCGCGGCGGAGACGGTCGCGCGCATGGTCGCCGAGGCGGACGCGTTCCGCGGGTCCGCGCCGCAGCAGGACGACATGACGGTGCTGGTGCTGCGCCGGCGCGCCGCCGGCCGCGACTAG